In the Setaria italica strain Yugu1 chromosome VI, Setaria_italica_v2.0, whole genome shotgun sequence genome, one interval contains:
- the LOC101768446 gene encoding protein STRICTOSIDINE SYNTHASE-LIKE 10: protein MARRTSTLPLLATLLSVLLLLPSAAVAKAIDATNTQRLELPDGLIGPESVAFDRRGAGPYVSVSDGRILKYAGKSVGFATFAYSPSYIKNGCDAPSSELPAVARESSCGRPLGLRFHNNSGNLYIADAYMGLMRVGPNGGEATVLATEAGGAPLRFTNGVDVDQVTGDVYFTDSSTTYTRAQHQMVTTSGDSTGRIMRYNQRTNKVTVLQSGVTYPNGIAISADRSHLIVALTGPCKLMRYWIRGPKAGTSELFTDLPGYPDNVRPDGKGGYWVALHREKYELPFGKDSHLVAIRIGSEGEKLQEMRGPKDVRPTEVVEREDGKIYLGSVELSYVSMVKSS from the coding sequence ATGGCGCGGAGGACGTCGACGCTGCCCCTTCTGGCGACTTTGCTCTCCGTCCTGCTGCTCCTGCCCTCGGCCGCCGTAGCCAAGGCCATCGACGCCACCAACACCCAGCGACTTGAGCTGCCCGACGGGCTGATCGGTCCCGAGAGCGTCGCGTTCGACCGTCGCGGCGCCGGGCCTTACGTCAGCGTCTCCGACGGCCGCATCCTCAAGTACGCAGGCAAGAGCGTTGGGTTTGCCACTTTCGCGTACAGTCCTAGCTACATCAAGAACGGCTGCGATGCACCCTCGTCTGAGCTCCCGGCGGTCGCCAGGGAGAGCTCCTGCGGCCGGCCGCTGGGCCTTCGGTTCCACAACAACTCCGGCAACCTGTACATCGCGGACGCATACATGGGGCTGATGCGCGTCGGGCCGAACGGTGGGGAAGCGACGGTGCTTGCAACTGAGGCCGGTGGCGCGCCACTGCGCTTCACAAATGGTGTGGACGTTGATCAGGTTACTGGCGACGTCTATTTCACTGATAGTAGCACGACGTACACTCGGGCACAGCATCAGATGGTCACCACGTCGGGAGACTCAACAGGACGGATTATGAGATACAATCAACGGACTAACAAGGTCACCGTGCTCCAGTCCGGTGTCACGTACCCTAATGGTATCGCCATCAGTGCCGACAGGAGCCACCTCATCGTCGCTCTCACGGGACCATGCAAGCTAATGAGGTACTGGATCCGAGGGCCTAAGGCCGGTACATCTGAGCTATTTACCGACCTACCGGGATACCCGGACAACGTGAGGCCCGACGGGAAGGGTGGGTACTGGGTTGCGCTGCATAGGGAGAAGTATGAGCTCCCGTTTGGAAAGGACAGCCACTTGGTCGCTATTAGGATCGGCTCTGAAGGTGAGAAGTTGCAAGAAATGAGGGGTCCCAAGGATGTCCGTCCAACAGAGGTGGTCGAACGAGAGGACGGCAAAATATATCTTGGGTCCGTAGAGCTGTCTTATGTAAGCATGGTCAAGAGTAGTTAG